Proteins encoded in a region of the Gallalistipes aquisgranensis genome:
- a CDS encoding nucleoside deaminase: MTKEELMRKAIALSRESVERGGGPFGTVIARDGEIVAEGSNSVTLRNDPTAHAEVSAIRAACERLGRFKLEDCEIYTSCEPCPMCLSAIYWAGIRRIYFANNREDAARIGFDDSFIYDQIPLAPDRRTIPSAEMLRDEALSAFRLWQAKEDKVEY, from the coding sequence ATGACGAAAGAAGAATTGATGCGGAAAGCGATCGCCCTCTCGCGCGAGAGCGTGGAGCGGGGCGGAGGACCGTTCGGGACGGTGATCGCCCGGGACGGGGAGATCGTGGCGGAGGGGTCCAACTCGGTGACCCTGCGCAACGACCCCACGGCGCACGCCGAGGTGAGCGCCATCCGGGCCGCTTGCGAGCGGCTGGGCAGGTTCAAGCTGGAGGACTGCGAGATATACACCTCCTGCGAGCCGTGTCCCATGTGTCTGAGCGCTATCTATTGGGCGGGGATACGGAGAATCTATTTCGCCAACAACCGGGAGGATGCCGCGCGGATCGGATTCGACGATTCGTTCATCTACGACCAGATTCCGCTGGCGCCCGACCGCAGGACGATTCCCTCGGCGGAGATGCTGCGGGACGAGGCGCTGTCGGCCTTCCGCCTGTGGCAGGCGAAGGAGGACAAGGTGGAGTACTGA
- a CDS encoding putative oxidoreductase C-terminal domain-containing protein, which produces MKNLTLLTFVACASAVAVSCSQSPKKSRFDGSAGEVKLMTLDPGHFHAALVQKNMYPQVDPDVYVFAPEGEDVQMHLGRIENYNTRQENPTTWNEIVYTGPDFYEKMIAEKPGNVLVLAGNNGKKTDYIKGAVEAGINVLSDKPMAIDAANYRKLEEAFAAAQKNGVLLYDIMTERYEVTNALQRELANIPELFGELQKGTPEDPAITKESVHHFFKYVSGQPLTRPQWYFDVEQQGEGIVDVTTHLVDLVQLAVVGEKPIDPARQIELTGAKRWATPLSKEQYQLVSGKQTYPDFLAKDVENDTLKVYANGEIDYKLDGVNVRVVVLWNFMAPEGAGDTHYSVMKGSNADVMIRQGAEQGYKPMLYVAKKSGVSDEEFEKTLNESIAKLAGEYPGLEIARAGEEWQVVIPEKYYVGHEAHFGQVTEKYLQYLVEGKLPEWEIANMKAKYYTTTKALEMAKAAGETK; this is translated from the coding sequence ATGAAAAACCTGACATTATTGACCTTCGTGGCCTGCGCTTCGGCCGTGGCGGTTTCCTGCTCGCAGAGCCCCAAGAAGAGCCGGTTCGACGGCAGCGCGGGCGAGGTGAAGCTGATGACCCTCGATCCGGGGCACTTCCATGCCGCGCTCGTGCAGAAAAACATGTACCCGCAGGTGGACCCCGACGTCTATGTGTTCGCGCCCGAGGGCGAAGACGTGCAGATGCACCTGGGACGTATCGAGAACTACAATACACGGCAGGAGAATCCCACCACGTGGAACGAAATCGTCTATACGGGTCCCGATTTCTACGAGAAGATGATCGCCGAGAAGCCCGGCAACGTGCTGGTGCTGGCCGGAAACAACGGCAAGAAGACCGATTATATCAAAGGCGCCGTGGAGGCCGGAATCAACGTCTTGTCGGACAAGCCGATGGCCATAGACGCCGCGAACTACAGGAAACTGGAGGAGGCGTTCGCCGCTGCCCAGAAGAACGGCGTGCTGCTCTACGACATCATGACCGAGCGCTACGAGGTGACCAACGCCCTGCAGCGCGAACTGGCCAACATTCCGGAGCTTTTCGGCGAGTTGCAGAAGGGTACGCCGGAAGACCCCGCCATCACGAAGGAGAGCGTGCACCACTTCTTCAAATACGTGTCGGGCCAGCCGCTGACCCGTCCGCAGTGGTATTTCGACGTGGAGCAGCAGGGCGAGGGCATCGTGGACGTGACCACGCACCTGGTGGACCTCGTGCAGCTGGCCGTGGTGGGCGAGAAGCCCATCGACCCGGCCCGGCAGATCGAGCTGACCGGGGCCAAACGCTGGGCCACGCCGCTGTCGAAGGAGCAGTACCAGCTGGTGTCGGGCAAGCAGACCTATCCCGATTTCCTGGCCAAGGACGTGGAGAACGACACGCTGAAGGTCTATGCCAACGGCGAGATCGACTATAAGCTCGACGGCGTGAACGTGCGCGTGGTGGTGCTGTGGAACTTCATGGCTCCGGAGGGTGCGGGCGACACGCACTACTCGGTGATGAAGGGTTCGAATGCCGACGTGATGATCCGCCAGGGGGCCGAGCAGGGATACAAGCCGATGCTCTACGTGGCGAAGAAGAGCGGCGTGTCGGACGAGGAGTTCGAGAAGACGCTGAACGAGAGCATCGCCAAGCTGGCCGGCGAGTATCCCGGTCTGGAGATCGCCCGTGCGGGTGAGGAGTGGCAGGTGGTGATTCCCGAGAAATACTATGTGGGGCACGAGGCGCACTTCGGACAGGTGACGGAGAAGTATCTCCAGTATCTGGTGGAGGGCAAGCTGCCCGAGTGGGAGATCGCCAACATGAAGGCCAAATACTACACCACGACCAAGGCGCTGGAGATGGCCAAGGCTGCCGGTGAGACGAAATAG
- a CDS encoding amidophosphoribosyltransferase, whose product MSDAIKHECGIAMIRLLKPLGYYREKYGTSFRGLDLLYLMMEKQHNRGQEGAGIACVKLGARPGEEYLFRERALGTGAIGEVFDGVHRAMEEYRASLLAERGGTPEDGELPFAGEIYLGHLRYSTTGRSGISYTHPFLRRNNWRSRNLCVAGNFNLTNVDEILADIVARGQHPRHNADTFIILEQLGYLLDAEVQRLYDRFRPEGLRGEALNRRIEEHLDIEGVIRRASAGWDGGFVIVGATGSGESFVFRDRWGIRPAHYYADGEIVAVASERAVLQTVLNVETEAVKELPAGGALVVTRAGKVRLSQIAEPVGPTPCSFERIYFSRGTDRDIYRERKELGRLLAGPILEEVEGDFDRTVFSFIPNTAEVAYYGMTEGLNALLDRRKAERIAALERPDRERVAEILAHRVRTEKLAVKDIKLRTFIAEGSTRNDLAAHVYDITYGTVVPGEDAIVVIDDSIVRGTTLRRSIVKILGRLSPRRIVVVSSSPQVRYPDCYGIDMARMGEFIAFAAAVELLRESGREEVPREVYLKCRRQAEEPRVRPVNYVKEIYAPFTDREISERIARMITPEGCGCPVSVVYQSLENLHRACPNHGGDWYFSGDYPTPGGVRLVCRAYMNWYEGNPLKR is encoded by the coding sequence ATGAGCGACGCTATCAAGCACGAGTGCGGGATCGCTATGATCCGGCTGCTCAAACCCCTCGGTTATTACAGGGAAAAATACGGTACCTCCTTCCGGGGGCTGGACCTGCTCTATCTGATGATGGAGAAGCAGCACAACCGGGGACAGGAGGGTGCGGGCATCGCCTGCGTGAAGCTCGGGGCCCGTCCGGGGGAGGAGTATCTGTTCCGGGAACGGGCGCTGGGAACGGGCGCCATCGGCGAGGTGTTCGACGGAGTGCACCGGGCGATGGAGGAGTACCGGGCCTCCCTCCTCGCCGAGCGGGGCGGGACGCCGGAGGACGGGGAACTGCCCTTCGCGGGGGAGATCTACCTCGGACACCTGCGTTACAGCACGACGGGACGGTCGGGCATCTCCTACACGCACCCCTTCTTGCGGCGCAACAACTGGCGGAGCCGCAACCTCTGCGTGGCGGGAAACTTCAACCTGACCAACGTGGACGAGATACTGGCCGACATCGTGGCGCGGGGACAGCATCCCCGGCACAACGCCGACACGTTCATCATCCTGGAGCAGCTCGGTTACCTGCTCGATGCGGAGGTGCAGCGGCTCTACGACCGTTTCCGGCCCGAAGGGCTGCGAGGGGAGGCGCTCAACCGCCGCATCGAGGAGCATCTGGACATCGAGGGGGTGATCCGCCGGGCCTCCGCGGGCTGGGACGGAGGGTTCGTGATCGTGGGGGCGACGGGCAGCGGCGAGAGTTTCGTGTTCCGCGACCGGTGGGGTATCCGTCCGGCCCACTATTACGCCGACGGGGAGATCGTGGCCGTGGCTTCGGAACGGGCCGTGCTCCAGACCGTGCTGAACGTGGAGACGGAGGCCGTGAAGGAATTGCCCGCCGGCGGGGCGCTGGTGGTCACGCGGGCCGGAAAGGTGCGGCTTTCGCAGATCGCGGAGCCCGTGGGGCCCACGCCCTGCTCGTTCGAACGCATCTACTTCTCGCGGGGGACCGACCGCGACATCTATCGTGAACGCAAGGAGCTGGGCCGGCTGCTGGCCGGGCCGATCCTGGAGGAGGTGGAGGGGGATTTCGACCGCACGGTCTTCTCGTTCATCCCCAACACGGCCGAGGTGGCCTACTACGGCATGACGGAGGGGCTGAACGCCCTGCTCGACCGGCGCAAGGCGGAACGCATCGCGGCGCTGGAGCGGCCCGACCGGGAGCGGGTGGCGGAGATTCTCGCCCACCGGGTGCGGACGGAGAAGCTGGCCGTGAAGGATATCAAGCTGAGGACATTCATCGCCGAGGGCTCCACGCGCAACGATCTGGCGGCGCACGTGTACGACATCACCTACGGAACGGTCGTTCCGGGCGAGGACGCCATCGTGGTGATCGACGACAGCATCGTGCGCGGCACCACACTCCGGCGCAGCATCGTCAAGATTCTGGGGCGGCTCTCCCCGCGCAGGATCGTGGTGGTGAGCTCCTCGCCGCAGGTGAGGTATCCCGACTGCTACGGCATCGACATGGCGCGCATGGGAGAGTTCATCGCCTTCGCGGCCGCCGTGGAGCTACTCCGCGAATCGGGCCGGGAGGAGGTGCCGCGGGAGGTGTACCTCAAGTGCCGCAGACAGGCGGAAGAGCCCCGGGTGCGGCCGGTGAACTACGTGAAGGAGATCTACGCGCCCTTTACGGACCGGGAAATCTCGGAGAGGATCGCGCGGATGATTACGCCCGAGGGGTGCGGGTGTCCCGTGTCGGTGGTTTACCAGAGTCTGGAGAACCTGCACAGGGCCTGTCCGAACCACGGCGGAGACTGGTATTTTTCGGGCGACTATCCCACTCCCGGCGGGGTGCGGCTCGTGTGCCGGGCCTATATGAACTGGTACGAGGGAAACCCGCTGAAACGGTAG
- the gltB gene encoding glutamate synthase large subunit, with translation MDMRGDDTVGKAPRQRGLYDPEYEKDGCGVGLVIDIGGAKTHEVVENGLQVLEHMVHRGAEGADNKTGDGAGIMVQIPHEFILLQGIPVPEKGRYATGLVFLPRDGALATVALGVIKQVVQASGLTLMHVRRVPVNREILGEAAARTEPDIRQLFVTGGEDKADLERRSYLVRRRIERALAASPALEGASPLYVVSLSTRTLVYKGLLSSPQLRHYFPDLQNPYFTSGLALVHSRFSTNTFPTWELAQPFRMLGHNGEINTIRGNRSWMTTRESVLRAERLGPMEELCPIVQPGMSDSATLDNVLEFFVASGMSLPHALAMLVPESYNDKNPISSELKAFYEYHSIFMEPWDGPATLLFSDGRYAGGMLDRNGLRPARYFITDGGMMVVASETGVLDVDPARIREKGRLHPGKILMVDTETGTIEYDAQIKARLAGEYPYRDWLEKNRVILSDISSGRKVRHRVPDYGRMLRAFGYSKEDVEQVILPMARDGAEPLGAMGCDTPPAVLSERPQRLFAYFRQQFAQVTNPPIDPLREEMVMSISSYIGAIGGNILHPSPDHCKVVKLPSPVLTNRDLDILRNLRYKGFHTLTLPMLFDPEGGAGALERAVDDLCRRAGQAVDEGYNYVILSDRGVDGGHAPVPSLLALSAVHHYLIGQRKRAQTALIVETAEAREVMHVALLIGFGASAVNPYLAFGVLCDLVERGRVQLDFPGAESHYIRAVNKGLQKIISKMGISTVRSYRGAKIFEAVGLGEELLGRYFDGMVSRIGGVGLEEIAADTIRTHAEAFSGPPDEKAEPAPSGDYAYRRDGEQHAWTPEVVAALQAAVREGDAERYGQFAALVNGREKPVFLRDMLEVRQSPVDLSEVEPEEAIMRRFVTGAMSFGSISREAHELLAVAMNAIGGRSNTGEGGEDPARCRVRRDGSSARSAVKQVASGRFGVDARYLVSADEIQIKVAQGAKPGEGGQLPGCKVDGMIARTRHAVPGVTLISPPPHHDIYSIEDLAQLIFDLKNVNPEARISVKLVSEGGVGTIAAGVAKAKADLIVVSGAEGGTGASPLSSVRHAGLPLELGLAEVQQTLVLNDLRGKVTLQADGQLKTGRDVVVAALLGAEEFGFSTAALVAMGCVLCRRCHTNVCGAGIATQDEALRKKFRGRKEHLVNYFRFVAGEVRRELASMGFRTLDEAVGRADLLVPRRYPEGSKPAKVDLSRLLWRPEGDRAVRCTGVQDHRIDKVMDRALVGMLAPSVESGLAAQLDFPIRNTDRSVGAMLSGEIARRYGDKGLPEDTIRITFRGSAGQSFGSFLPHGVEFRLEGDANDYVGKSLCGGRLVLVPPERASFAPEENIIAGNTLLYGATSGELYINGRVGERFCVRNSGATAVVEGVGDNCCEYMTGGRVAVLGTTGRNFAAGMSGGVAYVWNKEGNFDYFCNMEMVELLPVEEPGDERELHGLVSAHYYHTGSPLARRMMDRWSEFLPRFLKVMPSEYGAMLNAAKKEKSE, from the coding sequence ATGGATATGAGAGGGGACGATACCGTAGGAAAAGCCCCCCGACAGCGGGGGCTCTACGATCCGGAGTACGAGAAGGACGGCTGCGGGGTGGGCCTTGTCATAGATATAGGCGGGGCGAAGACCCACGAAGTGGTCGAAAACGGCCTGCAGGTGCTGGAACATATGGTGCACCGCGGGGCCGAGGGTGCCGACAACAAGACGGGGGACGGTGCCGGGATCATGGTGCAGATTCCCCATGAATTCATTCTCTTGCAGGGGATTCCCGTGCCGGAGAAGGGGCGTTACGCCACGGGGCTGGTCTTCCTGCCGCGCGACGGGGCGCTGGCCACCGTGGCGCTGGGAGTGATCAAGCAGGTGGTGCAGGCTTCCGGGCTGACGCTGATGCACGTGCGCCGGGTGCCGGTCAACCGGGAAATCCTGGGAGAGGCTGCGGCGCGGACGGAGCCCGACATCCGGCAGCTGTTCGTTACGGGCGGCGAGGACAAGGCCGATCTGGAGCGCCGGAGTTATCTGGTGCGCCGCCGTATCGAGCGGGCGCTCGCCGCCTCGCCCGCGCTGGAGGGGGCGTCGCCGCTCTATGTGGTGAGCCTTTCCACGCGCACGCTGGTCTACAAGGGACTGCTCTCCTCACCCCAGCTGCGCCACTATTTCCCCGATCTGCAGAATCCCTACTTCACGAGCGGGCTGGCGCTGGTGCACTCCCGTTTTTCGACCAATACCTTTCCGACGTGGGAGCTGGCCCAGCCTTTCCGGATGCTGGGCCACAACGGGGAGATCAACACGATCCGGGGCAACCGCAGTTGGATGACCACCCGCGAAAGCGTGCTGCGGGCCGAGAGGCTCGGACCGATGGAGGAGCTCTGTCCCATCGTGCAGCCGGGTATGAGCGACAGTGCCACGCTGGACAACGTGCTGGAGTTTTTCGTGGCCAGCGGCATGAGCCTTCCCCACGCGCTGGCGATGCTGGTGCCCGAGAGCTACAACGACAAGAACCCGATTTCGTCCGAATTGAAGGCTTTTTACGAGTATCACAGCATTTTCATGGAGCCCTGGGACGGACCGGCCACGCTGCTCTTCTCGGACGGGCGGTATGCGGGCGGCATGCTCGACCGCAACGGGTTGCGTCCGGCCCGCTATTTCATCACCGACGGAGGAATGATGGTGGTGGCCTCGGAGACGGGCGTGCTGGATGTCGATCCGGCGCGGATCAGGGAGAAGGGGCGGCTGCATCCGGGAAAGATTCTGATGGTGGACACCGAGACGGGAACCATCGAATACGACGCGCAGATCAAGGCCCGCCTGGCCGGGGAGTATCCCTACCGGGACTGGCTGGAGAAGAACCGGGTGATTCTGAGCGACATATCTTCGGGGCGGAAGGTGCGGCACCGTGTGCCCGACTACGGGCGGATGCTGCGGGCGTTCGGCTATTCGAAGGAGGACGTGGAACAGGTGATTCTGCCCATGGCCCGCGACGGGGCCGAACCGCTCGGCGCCATGGGGTGCGACACGCCTCCGGCCGTGTTGTCGGAGCGTCCCCAGCGTCTGTTCGCCTATTTCCGCCAGCAGTTCGCGCAGGTGACCAATCCGCCGATCGACCCGCTGAGGGAGGAGATGGTGATGTCGATTTCCAGCTACATCGGGGCGATCGGCGGCAATATCCTGCATCCGTCGCCCGATCATTGCAAGGTGGTCAAACTGCCCAGCCCGGTGCTCACGAACCGCGATCTGGACATTCTGCGCAACCTGCGCTACAAGGGGTTCCACACGCTGACCCTGCCCATGCTCTTCGATCCGGAGGGCGGAGCCGGGGCGCTGGAACGGGCCGTGGACGATCTGTGCCGCCGGGCCGGGCAGGCCGTGGACGAGGGGTACAACTACGTGATCCTTTCCGACCGCGGGGTGGACGGCGGCCATGCGCCCGTGCCCTCCCTGCTGGCCCTGTCGGCCGTGCACCACTACCTGATCGGGCAGCGCAAACGGGCCCAGACCGCCCTGATCGTCGAGACGGCCGAGGCGCGCGAGGTGATGCACGTGGCTCTGCTGATCGGGTTCGGGGCCAGTGCCGTGAATCCCTATCTGGCTTTCGGCGTGCTGTGCGACCTGGTGGAGCGGGGACGTGTGCAGCTCGACTTCCCGGGGGCCGAGAGCCACTACATTCGGGCGGTCAACAAGGGATTGCAGAAGATCATTTCCAAGATGGGCATCTCCACGGTCCGCAGTTACCGGGGTGCCAAGATATTCGAGGCCGTGGGACTGGGCGAGGAGTTGCTCGGGCGTTATTTCGACGGGATGGTTTCCCGCATCGGGGGCGTGGGGCTGGAGGAGATCGCCGCCGATACGATCCGCACCCATGCGGAGGCTTTTTCGGGCCCCCCGGACGAAAAGGCGGAGCCGGCCCCTTCCGGCGACTATGCCTACCGGCGGGACGGGGAGCAACACGCCTGGACGCCGGAGGTCGTGGCGGCTCTGCAGGCCGCGGTGCGGGAAGGCGATGCGGAGCGCTACGGGCAGTTCGCCGCGCTGGTGAACGGACGGGAAAAGCCGGTCTTCCTGCGGGATATGCTGGAGGTGCGGCAGTCGCCGGTCGATCTGAGCGAGGTGGAGCCCGAGGAGGCGATCATGAGGCGTTTCGTGACGGGTGCCATGTCGTTCGGTTCGATCAGCCGCGAGGCGCACGAACTGCTGGCCGTGGCGATGAACGCGATCGGTGGCCGGAGCAACACGGGCGAGGGTGGGGAGGACCCTGCCCGGTGTCGGGTCCGGCGCGACGGGAGTTCCGCCCGCAGTGCGGTGAAACAGGTGGCTTCGGGCCGCTTCGGGGTGGATGCCCGGTACCTGGTGAGTGCCGACGAGATACAGATCAAGGTGGCCCAGGGGGCCAAGCCCGGCGAGGGCGGACAGTTGCCCGGCTGTAAGGTGGACGGCATGATCGCCCGTACGCGCCATGCGGTGCCGGGGGTGACGCTCATCTCGCCGCCGCCCCACCATGACATCTATTCGATAGAGGATTTGGCCCAGCTGATTTTCGACCTGAAGAACGTCAATCCGGAGGCGCGGATCAGCGTGAAGCTGGTGAGCGAGGGCGGTGTGGGAACGATCGCCGCCGGAGTGGCCAAGGCGAAGGCCGACCTGATCGTGGTCAGCGGGGCCGAAGGCGGTACGGGGGCCAGTCCGCTCAGTTCCGTGCGCCATGCGGGACTGCCGCTCGAACTGGGGCTGGCCGAGGTGCAGCAGACGTTGGTGCTCAACGATCTGCGGGGAAAGGTGACTCTCCAGGCGGACGGCCAGCTCAAGACCGGACGGGACGTGGTGGTGGCCGCGCTGCTCGGGGCCGAGGAGTTCGGTTTTTCGACCGCCGCGCTGGTGGCGATGGGTTGCGTGCTCTGCCGCCGCTGCCACACCAATGTCTGCGGGGCGGGGATCGCCACGCAGGACGAGGCGCTGAGGAAGAAGTTCAGGGGCCGGAAGGAGCATCTGGTGAACTATTTCCGGTTCGTGGCCGGGGAGGTGCGGAGGGAACTGGCTTCGATGGGATTCCGGACGCTGGACGAGGCGGTCGGCCGTGCCGATCTGCTCGTGCCCCGTCGCTATCCCGAGGGAAGCAAGCCGGCGAAGGTGGACCTTTCGCGGCTGCTCTGGCGGCCGGAAGGGGATCGGGCCGTGAGGTGCACGGGAGTGCAGGACCACCGGATCGACAAGGTGATGGACCGGGCGCTGGTCGGCATGCTCGCCCCCTCCGTCGAGTCGGGGCTGGCGGCGCAGCTGGACTTCCCGATCCGCAACACCGACCGGTCTGTGGGTGCCATGCTCTCGGGCGAGATCGCCCGCCGGTACGGAGACAAGGGGCTGCCGGAGGATACGATCCGCATCACCTTCCGCGGATCGGCGGGACAGAGTTTCGGCTCGTTCCTGCCGCACGGGGTGGAGTTCCGGCTGGAGGGCGACGCCAACGACTATGTGGGCAAGTCGCTCTGCGGCGGACGGCTGGTGCTGGTGCCGCCGGAGCGTGCGTCGTTCGCCCCGGAGGAGAATATCATCGCGGGCAACACGCTGCTCTACGGGGCCACTTCGGGCGAACTGTACATCAACGGCCGGGTGGGCGAACGTTTCTGCGTGCGCAACAGCGGGGCCACGGCCGTAGTGGAGGGCGTGGGCGACAACTGCTGCGAGTACATGACCGGGGGCCGCGTGGCGGTGCTCGGGACCACGGGGCGCAATTTCGCGGCCGGAATGAGCGGCGGAGTGGCCTATGTGTGGAACAAGGAGGGAAATTTCGACTATTTTTGCAACATGGAGATGGTGGAACTGCTGCCGGTGGAGGAGCCCGGGGACGAAAGGGAGCTGCACGGGCTGGTGAGTGCCCACTATTACCATACGGGAAGTCCGCTGGCCCGGCGCATGATGGACCGGTGGAGCGAATTTCTGCCCCGTTTCCTGAAGGTGATGCCGTCGGAATACGGGGCGATGTTGAACGCGGCGAAAAAAGAAAAATCCGAATGA
- a CDS encoding glutamine synthetase III family protein, producing MATLRFKMVEEAIKRKAVCVAAPEGRPSGYFGSRVFGREAMRKYLPKQTFEALSRTMEHGTPLSRETADSVAAGMKQWAMDMGATHYTHWFQPLTGGTAEKHDAFVEHDGRGGMIEEFSGKLLIQQEPDASSFPNGGIRNTFEARGYSAWDATSPAFVVDDTLCIPTIFIAYTGEALDYKVPLLRSLNAVDKAATAVCRYFDPAVEKVFSYLGWEQEYFLVDEGLWAARPDLMLTGRTLMGHESAKNQQLEDHYFGAIPTRVMAFMEDLEYECLKLGIPAKTRHNEVAPNQFELAPIYEETNLANDHNQLLMSTIKKVARRHSFRVLLHEKPFKGINGSGKHNNWSLGTDTGVNLLAPGKTPAGNLQFVTFLVNVLMAVYKHNGVLKASISSATNAHRLGANEAPPAIISVFLGSQVSEVLDRLERSTADQAIVFDGKSGFRMGGIAHIPELLIDNTDRNRTSPFAFTGNRFEFRAVGSSANCAGAMITLNTAVAAQLRDFKAAVDEKIAAGESREKALFTVLKACIGECKPIRFDGNGYCDRWKEEAARRGLDCETSVPLIFDRFMAPDTVKMFTGTGVLSEKELRARAEVYTETYTKKIQIEARVLGDLAMNHIIPVASRYQAMLLDKVDKINRMFPSGKSQMVASYDVGLIEKLSYHMTEIHAKTEALTDARKVANRIADEREKAIAYHDTVAPLFDEIRYHIDKLELIVDNEMWPLPKYRELLFIR from the coding sequence ATGGCAACGTTACGGTTCAAAATGGTCGAAGAGGCCATCAAGCGGAAAGCAGTGTGTGTGGCAGCGCCCGAGGGGCGTCCGTCCGGATATTTCGGCAGCCGGGTGTTCGGCCGCGAGGCGATGCGCAAGTATCTGCCCAAACAGACGTTCGAGGCGCTTTCCCGGACGATGGAGCACGGGACGCCCCTGAGCCGTGAGACCGCGGACAGTGTGGCGGCGGGCATGAAGCAGTGGGCCATGGATATGGGGGCCACCCATTATACGCACTGGTTCCAGCCGCTGACCGGAGGAACGGCCGAGAAGCACGACGCTTTCGTGGAGCACGACGGACGGGGCGGCATGATCGAGGAGTTCAGCGGCAAACTGCTGATCCAGCAGGAACCGGACGCGTCGAGTTTCCCCAACGGAGGTATCCGCAACACGTTCGAAGCCCGCGGATACAGCGCATGGGACGCCACCTCGCCCGCTTTCGTGGTGGACGATACGCTCTGCATTCCCACCATATTCATCGCCTACACGGGCGAGGCCCTCGACTATAAGGTGCCCCTGCTGCGTTCGCTGAACGCCGTGGACAAGGCGGCCACGGCCGTGTGCCGTTACTTCGACCCGGCCGTGGAGAAGGTCTTCTCCTATCTGGGCTGGGAGCAGGAGTATTTCCTGGTGGACGAGGGGCTGTGGGCCGCACGGCCCGACCTGATGCTGACGGGCCGCACGCTGATGGGGCACGAGAGCGCCAAGAACCAGCAGCTCGAAGACCACTATTTCGGGGCGATCCCCACGCGGGTGATGGCTTTCATGGAGGATTTGGAGTACGAGTGTCTGAAGCTGGGCATTCCGGCCAAGACGCGCCACAACGAGGTGGCCCCGAACCAGTTCGAACTGGCCCCGATCTACGAGGAGACCAATCTGGCCAACGACCACAACCAGCTGCTGATGTCCACGATCAAAAAGGTGGCCCGCCGGCATTCGTTCCGTGTCCTGCTCCACGAAAAGCCCTTCAAGGGAATCAACGGCAGCGGCAAGCACAACAACTGGTCGCTGGGGACCGATACGGGCGTGAACCTGCTCGCTCCGGGCAAGACGCCGGCCGGGAATCTCCAGTTCGTGACCTTCCTGGTCAACGTCCTGATGGCGGTCTATAAACACAACGGCGTGCTGAAGGCCTCCATCTCGAGCGCCACGAACGCCCACCGGCTGGGGGCCAACGAGGCGCCTCCCGCCATCATTTCGGTCTTTCTCGGCAGCCAGGTGTCGGAGGTGCTCGACCGGTTGGAGCGGAGCACGGCCGACCAGGCGATCGTATTCGACGGCAAGAGCGGATTCCGGATGGGAGGCATCGCGCACATTCCGGAGCTGCTGATCGACAATACCGACCGCAACCGCACGTCGCCTTTCGCCTTCACGGGCAACCGGTTCGAGTTCCGGGCCGTGGGTTCTTCGGCCAACTGCGCCGGGGCGATGATTACGCTCAATACGGCCGTGGCCGCCCAGCTGCGCGATTTCAAGGCCGCCGTGGACGAAAAGATCGCTGCCGGGGAGAGCCGGGAGAAGGCCCTCTTCACCGTGCTGAAGGCCTGTATCGGGGAGTGCAAGCCGATCCGTTTCGACGGCAACGGGTACTGCGACCGGTGGAAGGAGGAGGCCGCCCGGCGCGGACTGGACTGCGAGACGTCGGTACCGCTGATCTTCGACCGCTTCATGGCGCCCGACACGGTGAAGATGTTCACCGGGACCGGCGTGCTGAGCGAAAAGGAGCTCCGCGCGCGGGCCGAGGTCTACACGGAGACCTACACCAAGAAGATTCAGATCGAGGCGCGCGTGCTGGGCGACCTGGCGATGAACCACATCATCCCCGTGGCTTCGCGCTACCAGGCCATGCTGCTCGACAAGGTGGACAAGATCAACCGTATGTTCCCTTCGGGAAAGAGCCAGATGGTGGCTTCGTACGACGTGGGTCTGATCGAGAAGCTCTCCTACCACATGACCGAAATCCACGCTAAGACCGAGGCGCTGACCGATGCCCGCAAGGTGGCCAACAGGATCGCGGACGAGCGGGAGAAAGCGATCGCCTACCACGATACGGTGGCGCCGCTGTTCGACGAGATACGCTACCATATCGACAAGCTCGAGCTGATCGTGGACAACGAGATGTGGCCGCTGCCCAAGTACCGCGAACTGCTCTTTATCCGGTGA